A stretch of the Pan troglodytes isolate AG18354 chromosome 20, NHGRI_mPanTro3-v2.0_pri, whole genome shotgun sequence genome encodes the following:
- the KRTDAP gene encoding keratinocyte differentiation-associated protein isoform X1: MGKDEFPSTEGGILCQDHLRMCCAVSSLHCEQCVSTAFENCFERGPDAQRQASSLARDGPSGDAPLWPGSSRSTCLHPHPDAIPFSSPLLPIRWSPGVATSHLVSQESQRFSEIQVLTSSRRLFTSTVCIAHRFFFGGSPQCSVSGPCATSSPFSSVFYLNSVGPRQPQPSQSHLHVSWIRQLSAS, encoded by the exons ATGGGCAAGGATGAGTTCCCCAGCACAGAGGGAGGCATCCTCTGTCAAGACCATCTGCGCATGTGCTGTGCAGTCTCCAGTCTGCACTGTGAG CAGTGTGTCTCAACGGCTTTTGAGAACTGCTTCGAGAGGGGACCAGATGCGCAGAGACAAGCTTCCAGCTTGGCTAGGGACGGACCCTCTGGGGATGCTCCTCTCTGGCCGGGCAGCAGTAGAAGCACCTGCCTCCATCCACATCCGGACgccattcccttttcttcaccgCTGCTTCCCATCAGATGGTCCCCAGGAGTGGCAACCTCCCACTTGGTCTCGCAGGAGTCCCAGCGCTTCTCAG AAATCCAAGTCCTAACTTCCTCCAGGCGTCTTTTTACATCCACTGTTTGCATAGCCCACCGTTTCTTCTTTGGAGGATCCCCTCAG TGCTCTGTGTCTGGTCCCTGTGCcacctcctctcctttctccagtGTCTTCTATCTGAATTCCGTGGGCCCAAGACAGCCCCAGCCTTCTCAAAGTCACCTGCATGTCTCTTGGATTAGGCAGCTGAGTGCAAG TTGA